The Brassica napus cultivar Da-Ae chromosome C7, Da-Ae, whole genome shotgun sequence genomic interval GCTTTCATCCCTAATAGACTTATCACGGATAATATCCTAATTGCCCATGAACTCCTACACTCTTTGAACACAAAAAAGCTCAAACAACCTTTTATGGCATTAAAACTAGACATAAGTAAAGCTTTTGACAAGGTCAAATGGAACTACATAAATGAAGTAATGAAAAGACTAGGATTTAATGAGAAATGGCGTAGATGGGTAATGAAATGTATAAGCTCTGCCTCATATTCAATTCTCTTAAATGGCAATCCTGTTGGAAAAATAATACCAAACAGAGGAATAAGGCAGGGCGACCCCATTTCCCCTTACCTTTACTTATTATGTACTGAAGGGCTTTCTTCTATTATTCAAAATAGTATTCAAACAGGAAAAATTCATGGCTTTAAAGCAAGTAGAACGGGTCCTGCAATCTCTCATTTACTTTTCGCTGATGATTCCCTCTTGTTTTGTAAAGCAGAAGAAGGAGAATGCAGGGAACCAATGCAAATCTATGAAAAAGCTTCAGGTCAGGCTGTCAACTTCAGTAAATCAGCTATTATGTTTGGTAAAGGCCTAGATAAGGATAATAGAAGAAAGCTTAAGTGAATGTACATGAATTAATAAGACAGCTGGTTTTGGTAGATATCTGGGTCTCCCTGAATTCATAGGCAGAAATAAGTTTAACACCTTCGATTTCATTAATCAGAAGCTAGAGAAAAAGATAAGCAGTTGGTACACTAAATTTTTATCACCTGCAGGAAAAGAAGTTCTTCTGAAAGCCGTAGCAACAGCCATTCCAGCATATAGTATGTCTTGTTTCCTCTTGCCCAAAAGAGTACTAAATCAAATGACAAAAGCCATGAGAAAATTCTGGTGGTCAAGCGCCAAAGACAAACAGGGGATACCTTGGATAGCTTGGAGCACAATTGCAGACTCTAAAAGCTTGGGTGGACTAGGTATAAGAGATTTAACGGATTTCAACATAGCTCTTGTTGCAAAACAGAGCTGGAGAATACTTCAGAACCCAAGCTCACTGCTTAGTAGAGTCTACAAGTCAAAATACTTTCAAAAGACGAGTCTCCTCCAGGCGAAACCAAAATCAAATGGCAGCCACGCATGGAAAAGCATACTAAAAGGTAATGAACTTCTAAAATCAGGGATAAAATGGAATATTGGAAGAGGTGAGCAAACTTATATGTGGATTGATAACTGGCTCCCTACAAATCCGCCTAGACCACCAAAGGGTTTAACCAATCGTATAGATATGAAGGCAAAAGTTAATGAATTTCTTAACTCTGAAACAATGTGGTGGAATATTGATAAACTAAACTCTTTTATAGATCCAGAAGACGTAGAGATCATCAAGACCATACGACCGTCAATCACAGGAGCTAGTGATTCTACTTTCTGGATCCACACAAAAGATGGTCAATATTCAGCCAAATCAGGTTACAAACTTTTGCGCAATACTAATGTACAACGCAATATACCTAACATCTTGACTGAGGCCTGTAGTAGAATTTGGAAGCTAGATACTCCCCCAAAGATCAAACATTTTTGGTTGAAAGTAGCTCATAACTCAATCTCAACTGCAGAGAACTTGCGCAAAAGAAAGATGGTGGCAGATAGCACATGTCAGCTATGCGGTAAACATCAGGAGACAACGAACCATCTAATCTTCCAATGCAGAGCCAGTAAGGAAATATGGAGCATGACACCATCCATCCAAATATCAGGTGATAACTTATTAAGTAACTCATTGATAGAAAACGTAAGCATGTTGCTTACCCTCAATAACAACCAACGAAAGGAAGCACATATTTTCCCTTTCATAGGTTGGAGGATTTGGAAAATGAGAAACGATTTAATCTTTAATGGGAAAAGAAAACCCATCCCTGATGTTATAAATCAAGCCCTAGTAGACTATAATGTCTGGAAAAATACATCAGAGGAAAATGAGTTACAAGTTGTGCCACCTGAAAGTTCTAATACTATGGCATTGGAAAAATATGATAGTATTGATGATATAATTACACAGACTAATACTTTGTCCTGTTTTGTAGATGGTTCATGGACGTCACCAACGGACAATGCTGGCATTGGTTGGGCTCTATTTAACACTGACGGAAGAATTATATTAGAAGGAAAAGCTGCAATAGAGCCAGTCAACTCCCCACTAGATGCAGAAGCTGGAGCATGGAGAATGGCTGTAGTTCAAATGAGGAAGCTAGGATATCACATAGTCACCTTTTATGGAGATTCCT includes:
- the LOC106394988 gene encoding uncharacterized protein LOC106394988 isoform X1 — translated: MNQTHICLIPKTESPTTPKDFRPISLCNVAYKLISKVLADRLKPWLHLIISENQTAFIPNRLITDNILIAHELLHSLNTKKLKQPFMALKLDISKAFDKVKWNYINEVMKRLGFNEKWRRWVMKCISSASYSILLNGNPVGKIIPNRGIRQGDPISPYLYLLCTEGLSSIIQNSIQTGKIHGFKASRTGPAISHLLFADDSLLFCKAEEGECREPMQIYEKASGKEVLLKAVATAIPAYSMSCFLLPKRVLNQMTKAMRKFWWSSAKDKQGIPWIAWSTIADSKSLGGLGIRDLTDFNIALVAKQSWRILQNPSSLLSRVYKSKYFQKTSLLQAKPKSNGSHAWKSILKDPEDVEIIKTIRPSITGASDSTFWIHTKDGQYSAKSENLRKRKMVADSTCQLCGKHQETTNHLIFQCRASKEIWSMTPSIQISDGSWTSPTDNAGIGWALFNTDGRIILEGKAAIEPVNSPLDAEAGAWRMAVVQMRKLGYHIVTFYGDSSEIYDTLSNSHQASPSSIKGNHCPTYMKDIANLAKESNYNLGFQKVKRTCNGVAYKLAKEGRITNSGYVVRWKNNV
- the LOC106394988 gene encoding uncharacterized protein LOC106394988 isoform X2 → MSCFLLPKRVLNQMTKAMRKFWWSSAKDKQGIPWIAWSTIADSKSLGGLGIRDLTDFNIALVAKQSWRILQNPSSLLSRVYKSKYFQKTSLLQAKPKSNGSHAWKSILKDPEDVEIIKTIRPSITGASDSTFWIHTKDGQYSAKSENLRKRKMVADSTCQLCGKHQETTNHLIFQCRASKEIWSMTPSIQISDGSWTSPTDNAGIGWALFNTDGRIILEGKAAIEPVNSPLDAEAGAWRMAVVQMRKLGYHIVTFYGDSSEIYDTLSNSHQASPSSIKGNHCPTYMKDIANLAKESNYNLGFQKVKRTCNGVAYKLAKEGRITNSGYVVRWKNNV